The genomic stretch GGCTTGTTTCCTCCCGGTACTCCTGACCCGCCACACGGCGATCCCCACCGGCAGCACCACCCACACCAGCACATACACCCAGAAACCTGGCCATCTCAGGCCGTCGATCGGACTCCACATATTGTATTAATGTATCAGATCATCAATGCAATCGCAACAACGACCGACCTGCGGTTCCGGCGCCCCCTCCTTGCAGTTCGAGGCTCCTGAACGGACTGTCGCGGGTTTTCCGAGACTCTGGCGAAAGGGTTGGAGAGACCTCGAGGACAAAGATCCGCCCGAGCGTGGGTCTGTGCGGCAGCCCAATCCGCAGGCTGCTTCGGTCACTATGGTGGCGTGGTGAGCATTCGAGACGCAGGTAGCGCCGACGTCAATGCGATCGTGGACTTGGCAGCGCGCAAGCGTGCACAGTACGCCGAGTACAACCCCGCCTTCCACAAACCGGCGGCCGATGCCCGTGAGAAGCATGCTCCCTTCATCGCCAACCTGATCGAGTCCGAGGAAGTGATCTCCCTCGTCTACGACGATGGCAACGAAGCCACCGGCTTCGCCATCGGAATGCTCGTCGACCCGCCTCCTGTCTACGACCCCGGCGGCAAGACCTGCTTGGTGGACGACTTCATGGTGAACAAAGCCGACGCGTGGCCGTCCGTCGGACGTGCCCTGCTGGACGCGATCACCGAGATGGCACGAGCCCGGGGCGCTACACAGATCGTCGTGACTTGCGGCCCGAACGACACACCCAAACGGACCATGCTCGCCTCCGCCGACTGTACGGTCGTGACCGAGTGGCTCACCAAGCCTCTCTGAGCCGAGAACGGTTCGAGGACCCGTACGTCGTCTCCCAGCGCCTCGGACATGCCTCGATCCACACGACCTACGACGTCTCCGTGCGCGTGCCCACGGGCCAGGATCGGGAGGCCGCCAATGCCCTCAAGACGGCTCGAACCTCCCGTTCTCGTGACGCTTCGATGGGATTATTCCCGTGAAGCGTCACGAGAACGGGGGTGGTGGAGCTGAGGGGATTTGAACCCCTGACCCCTTGCATGCCATGCAAGTGCTCTGCCGAGCTGAGCTACAGCCCCAAGTGCGGACGTGGAGTGTACCAGGACGTGCTCAAGCTTCGGTCGGCGCGGGCTCCCATTCCACGCGGGGCGCATCGCCCCAGAGCCGCTCGAGGCTGAAGTACTCACGGGTCGCCGGTTGGAACAGATGGACGACCACATCCCCATAGTCGAGAAGCACCCACTCTGCTTCCTTGCGCCCTTCTCTGCGCAACGGACGCCGACCCTCGTCCTGCAACCTGAACTCGACCTCGTCGGCAAGGCTCTGCACATGACGGTTGGACGTGCCTGAAGCGATCACGAACACGTCGGTGATCCACAGGAGCTTGGAGACATCGAGAAGGACGACGTCGATACCTTTCTTGGCGTCGATCACTTGCGCGACGAGGCGGGCAAGCTGTCGACTGTCATTCCTAGGCTCGATGATCGCTCATACCTCCTCTGCGGGAATGTCCTGCCCCACAATGATAGTGAGATCCACAACTCCACTGGGTTGACGAACCTCGACGACGACCTCTCCCCTTCCCAGCACCTTTCTGGCATCGAGAGCGGCCTGCTGATGCTCCCGTCCCTGCGCGATGATCCGAGTCTCGGCATAGGTGCTCTTGTCGGCGTTGTCGGTGCGAACGATTCGGAACCCGTGGCGGATGAGCGCCGCCGCCACCGGACGGGTCGTGCCTATCCGGCCGTTCCCATTGAGCACTTCCACACGAGGTCGGGTCTTTGCAGTGAACTGCAGGTACGCGAAACGCCCGGAGGCGAAAGCGGCGGCCGCGTCTCCGCCGATCTGGTACATCTCCGAGTCACCCCCTGCACGCTCGATACGTTCGACCGGCACGGCTGTCAGTTGCAGTTCCTTCGACTGGACGGCGCCGAGCAGCGCCTGACGCGCCAAGGCCGGGTCACCGAGAACACGGCTGACCAACTGATCGACCAGAGCCGGCTGCGAGGCCATCCGGGAAAAGATCGCTCTCCAGACCGACCCTTGACGATCGAGCCATTCGAGCTGGGTTCCCGTCCCCTGCTCCGTGAGGATCCGTTCGACATCATCCTGTGATCGAAGGGCCGACCCGACATCCATCGCGACGACTTCGCCCGAGCCGACCTCGACCACGAGCGGCGATGTCAGGTCGACGTCGAGGCCCGATCCCAGGAGCGCGGTGAGTTCCCCCGCTGTGATCTGCACGCTCCCGTCCACCCGGACACCCAGCAGATTCGATACGGTCAACTCGGGAAGATTCGCCGCACCGAACCGGGTCGAGTCGCTGATCTGCCGATCGCCGAAACCGGGAAGTACGGTCAGCAGGCCCGGAGGGAAGAGCGCGATCAACGCTCCGTCCGGATCCGCGCCGATCAGCGCCAGGGACACTGCCCTGCCGCCATCGCCCGTCACGGCGATGAGCACCGACGCTCCCGACGCCGGCGGGGGGGCCTCACCTGCGGGACCCGCCGTGGGCCGAGAGATGACGATAAGTGAGACGGCGACCGCCGCAGCGATCAGGATGACGGCGCCGAGAGAAGCGAACAGGATCCTTCTGCGCGCCTCGCCGCGCACAGCCCTCCGGGCCGCACGGTTCAGCTCCCTGGGAGATGCCTGATCTTCCAGCAGTCCGCTCCTACGTCGCCTGCCTCCCCCCACGCGCACGACCAGCCCGCGAGCACGGCGCAGTTTGCGATGATCACCCATACAGACCTTGCCGGTTGATGTACTGCCAGACGTTCTCGCGAACCATGAAGCGGATCGAGAGACCGGAACCCGCACGCTCCCGAAGCATGGTCCCGCTCACATCGAGCGTGGGCATATCCAGCCAGGTGAAAGACCGGGGTACCACACGTTCGATGTCCTCCCTCGAGGTGCCCGGCCTTGGTGCGACGGCAAGATCGGCTCGTTCGAGCACCTCCTCCCAACGATGCCACGTCGTGATTCCTTGCGCGGCATCCGAGCCGAGGATGAGGAACAGCTCTTCATCATCGGGAAACTCGGTGAGGGTCTCGAACGTGTAGGTCCAGCCACTCCTACGGACTTCGCGGTCGTCGGCTTCGAAGTAGGAGACACCTTCGACCGCGAGCCGGGTCATCTCCCAGCGATCTTCCGGTGACGTCATCGAGTCACCGGCCTTCTGCCACGGGTGGCCGGCCGGAAGGAAAGTGACGACATCCAGTTCGAGATCGCGATAGGCGACCTCGCCCGCGACGAGATGCGCTATATGAGGAGGATCGAATGTCCCGCCAAGCAAGCCCCTACGCACGACCGAAAGCATAGGCGACAGAACAGACGATGGTGCACGTGTTACCGATCGAGCGGCACCAGACGCAAGCTACCCCTGCTGCACGACAACACCAGTGCCGGATCGATGTAGCGAGTCCCAACCCTCGCGGAGAGATGAAGAGCACCGACGCCATGATCCGTCCCGCTCTCCCCCAGCACATCCCCTGCGTGCAGTCGGTCCCCTGGTGCGACGGTGATTGCGAGAAGATACGAATACGACGTGCGAAGGGAACCGCCGTGGAAGATGGTCACGGTGCGAACTCCGGCCACCACATTCGCGAAGGTCACGGTCCCATCCGCCACCGCACGAACCGCGCTGCCCCTCTCCATGGCCAAGTCGACGCCCCAATGACCCGCGTAGGAACCGACGGGCGCGAACGTGCGAACGACCCGACCGACGGGCGAGGCGATCGCATCCCCGCACGGAACGCCGGGCACGGCGCCGGCGAGAACGATGACACCCACCAACAGGCTTCGCAGCATGGAGCACCTCTTCGCTCCCTCCCGTGCGACCACGAGGTAAACGGTACGTGTCGGAGCCGGTGAAGGGAAGGGGGACGATGTCGAGTCTCAGGCGACGACCGTGGAGACTGCCGAGGGATGCATGGCACGCATCTCGACGGCCGTGCATCGCCCTTCGGCGCAGTGCGCGATTGCGCTTTGTTACTTGAGAGCCACGACGCTCGCCCCGCGACACTGCACCGATGCCGGTCGCGATGCGAAGTACGAAATACGAAGTACCGAATACGAGATGCAACACGCACAGCCACGAATCAACGGACGGGCGTCACTCGGCAGACAGCTCCCGAGCGCTCAGACGACGTGGCCGACGGACTGTTCGGCAACGATTCGGAGGATCTCTTGGCGCAGTTCGTCCGGCTGGAACGGCTTGGTGATGAAACCGTCGGCACCGCTTTCGTCTGCACGCCGACGAGACTCCTCCTCTGCATGAGCCGTGAGCACCAACACCGGAAGTGACCGAGTCCTCGGATCGGAACGAAGCCGATCGAGGACCTCCCAACCGTCCATCTCGGGAAGACCGATGTCCAAGACCATGAGATCCGGACTCTCACTCAGCGCAGCCTCGAGAGCGCCGGGCCCATCCTCTCGCATCACGACCTCGAGATCGGCCGGGCGGAGGCACACCTCGATGAGGCGACGGATCACCGCCGAATCTTCGACGACCAGCACGCGGCGACTCACGTTGACACTCCTTCTTGAAGTCTTGCACCGTTCATCGGCAGCAGCCGTACGACCCTTAACGGGTTTCATTGCTCGCCGGCGTCCAAGCCGGCGTCCAGGCCGGGG from Actinomycetota bacterium encodes the following:
- a CDS encoding response regulator, with protein sequence MSRRVLVVEDSAVIRRLIEVCLRPADLEVVMREDGPGALEAALSESPDLMVLDIGLPEMDGWEVLDRLRSDPRTRSLPVLVLTAHAEEESRRRADESGADGFITKPFQPDELRQEILRIVAEQSVGHVV
- the nadD gene encoding nicotinate (nicotinamide) nucleotide adenylyltransferase; this encodes MRRGLLGGTFDPPHIAHLVAGEVAYRDLELDVVTFLPAGHPWQKAGDSMTSPEDRWEMTRLAVEGVSYFEADDREVRRSGWTYTFETLTEFPDDEELFLILGSDAAQGITTWHRWEEVLERADLAVAPRPGTSREDIERVVPRSFTWLDMPTLDVSGTMLRERAGSGLSIRFMVRENVWQYINRQGLYG
- the rsfS gene encoding ribosome silencing factor: MEPRNDSRQLARLVAQVIDAKKGIDVVLLDVSKLLWITDVFVIASGTSNRHVQSLADEVEFRLQDEGRRPLRREGRKEAEWVLLDYGDVVVHLFQPATREYFSLERLWGDAPRVEWEPAPTEA
- a CDS encoding M23 family metallopeptidase, which produces MLRSLLVGVIVLAGAVPGVPCGDAIASPVGRVVRTFAPVGSYAGHWGVDLAMERGSAVRAVADGTVTFANVVAGVRTVTIFHGGSLRTSYSYLLAITVAPGDRLHAGDVLGESGTDHGVGALHLSARVGTRYIDPALVLSCSRGSLRLVPLDR
- a CDS encoding LytR C-terminal domain-containing protein, which produces MGDHRKLRRARGLVVRVGGGRRRRSGLLEDQASPRELNRAARRAVRGEARRRILFASLGAVILIAAAVAVSLIVISRPTAGPAGEAPPPASGASVLIAVTGDGGRAVSLALIGADPDGALIALFPPGLLTVLPGFGDRQISDSTRFGAANLPELTVSNLLGVRVDGSVQITAGELTALLGSGLDVDLTSPLVVEVGSGEVVAMDVGSALRSQDDVERILTEQGTGTQLEWLDRQGSVWRAIFSRMASQPALVDQLVSRVLGDPALARQALLGAVQSKELQLTAVPVERIERAGGDSEMYQIGGDAAAAFASGRFAYLQFTAKTRPRVEVLNGNGRIGTTRPVAAALIRHGFRIVRTDNADKSTYAETRIIAQGREHQQAALDARKVLGRGEVVVEVRQPSGVVDLTIIVGQDIPAEEV
- a CDS encoding GNAT family N-acetyltransferase, encoding MSIRDAGSADVNAIVDLAARKRAQYAEYNPAFHKPAADAREKHAPFIANLIESEEVISLVYDDGNEATGFAIGMLVDPPPVYDPGGKTCLVDDFMVNKADAWPSVGRALLDAITEMARARGATQIVVTCGPNDTPKRTMLASADCTVVTEWLTKPL